From one Phocaeicola salanitronis DSM 18170 genomic stretch:
- a CDS encoding UvrD-helicase domain-containing protein — MNYIYITYDAITEFASDRFFQSAEYSESIMLCNILRGKEEKWQHNKIAFKLVKNGCFFYTEKLNKKRGIIFDLSTFEGFLKNENERIITIFQKTIKYAVRYFEKLPTTTCEKLLPGSTTIVYPFPFTATKDVDKVLIDRNSSKQDRKDRNILTVFFFGNNDKAKVSFTNLNKAIEELVNIRYNEDLVNGTKEKRQTALLVTDLNTLNISIDSKIGYENWQYYLTENQKQFVTSLIKGPERLEGAAGTGKTLSMILKCIYILKSKIDKLEEYHIIFITHSLATKERIIDIFQNNWSEFENYQEKNGSRPIVSIFITTLQEWSANHLGTNSIAENEYLDKDASYSKAIQILYIEQSYDFVMKNHWNAYSLICSNEFSSFFNNTPKENLLEMLQQEIAVMIKGRAGGNFDKYKMLNRPQYSIPIKNDADKSFMFVIFNNYQHSLEMVGQYDSDDITLSALGQINTPIWSRRRSREGYDACFIDETHLFNINELSIFHYINKPEEQNNIIFAIDKSQAIGDWGITNKSLENLFNISLNKTEEHKFKTVFRSSPDIVNLAFNILSSGATLFTNFENPLDYSFFNFTKEDDRKCKKPVYIMHKDDDTIIKNAFDWADNYSKEMNCLKSNILIIATTDILLKEMESYAKRCHKPFEVLQSRSDSKTIKQAIDGNKYILSGIDYVGGLEFDALVIAGVDKGRVPPSKDSNDGAYHFMNYAWHNRMYVAVTRAKYAICILGVQSRGVSPILESSIYYRVLDYQE, encoded by the coding sequence ATGAATTATATATATATAACATATGATGCAATAACAGAATTTGCTTCTGATCGCTTTTTTCAAAGTGCAGAATACAGCGAAAGCATTATGCTGTGTAATATTCTGCGAGGAAAAGAGGAAAAATGGCAACATAATAAAATTGCATTTAAGCTAGTTAAGAATGGCTGCTTTTTCTACACAGAAAAGCTGAATAAGAAACGTGGAATAATTTTTGATTTATCAACCTTTGAAGGATTCTTAAAAAATGAAAACGAACGTATTATTACAATCTTTCAAAAGACGATAAAATACGCTGTCAGATATTTTGAAAAATTGCCAACAACAACTTGCGAAAAGCTTCTCCCAGGATCTACTACCATTGTTTATCCTTTTCCTTTTACTGCAACTAAAGATGTAGATAAAGTTTTAATAGATAGAAATTCCTCGAAACAAGATAGGAAGGACCGAAATATTCTTACTGTATTTTTCTTTGGAAATAACGATAAAGCAAAAGTTTCTTTTACTAATTTAAATAAGGCTATTGAAGAGTTGGTAAATATAAGATATAATGAAGACTTAGTAAATGGAACCAAAGAAAAGAGACAAACAGCTTTACTTGTAACAGATTTAAATACTTTAAATATATCAATTGATTCTAAAATAGGATACGAGAACTGGCAGTATTATTTAACAGAAAATCAAAAACAATTTGTAACATCATTAATTAAAGGTCCTGAAAGATTGGAGGGTGCAGCTGGTACAGGAAAGACATTGTCAATGATATTAAAATGTATATATATATTAAAAAGTAAGATTGATAAATTAGAAGAATATCATATTATATTTATAACTCATTCTTTAGCAACTAAAGAAAGAATTATAGATATCTTCCAGAATAATTGGTCGGAATTTGAAAACTATCAAGAAAAGAATGGTTCACGCCCTATTGTCTCTATATTTATAACAACATTACAAGAATGGAGTGCGAACCATTTGGGTACTAATAGTATAGCTGAAAATGAATATCTTGACAAAGATGCAAGCTATTCTAAAGCTATTCAAATATTATATATTGAGCAATCTTATGATTTTGTTATGAAAAATCATTGGAATGCATATAGCCTAATTTGTTCCAATGAATTTTCGTCTTTTTTTAATAATACTCCTAAAGAGAATTTATTAGAAATGCTACAACAAGAAATAGCGGTAATGATAAAAGGACGTGCAGGAGGAAATTTTGATAAATATAAGATGTTAAATCGTCCCCAATACTCAATTCCAATAAAAAATGATGCTGATAAAAGTTTTATGTTTGTAATCTTTAATAATTATCAGCATTCATTGGAAATGGTGGGACAGTATGATAGCGATGACATTACACTTTCTGCATTAGGACAAATAAATACTCCTATTTGGAGTAGAAGGAGAAGTAGAGAAGGATATGACGCTTGTTTTATTGATGAAACACACTTGTTTAATATTAACGAATTATCTATTTTTCATTATATAAACAAACCGGAAGAACAAAATAATATTATTTTTGCAATAGATAAGTCTCAAGCTATAGGAGATTGGGGAATTACGAATAAATCATTAGAAAATTTATTCAATATATCTTTAAATAAAACTGAAGAGCATAAATTTAAAACTGTATTTAGGAGTTCTCCTGATATTGTTAATTTGGCATTTAATATACTTTCATCAGGTGCTACATTATTTACTAATTTTGAGAATCCATTAGATTATTCTTTCTTTAATTTTACCAAAGAAGATGATAGGAAATGCAAAAAGCCAGTTTACATCATGCATAAAGATGATGATACTATTATTAAAAATGCGTTTGATTGGGCAGATAACTATAGCAAAGAGATGAATTGTTTAAAATCCAATATATTAATTATTGCAACAACTGATATTTTATTGAAAGAAATGGAATCCTATGCAAAAAGATGTCATAAACCATTTGAAGTCTTACAGAGTCGTAGCGATTCAAAAACCATAAAGCAAGCTATAGATGGCAACAAATATATACTGAGTGGTATTGATTATGTTGGAGGATTAGAATTTGATGCATTGGTAATTGCTGGCGTTGATAAAGGACGAGTACCACCTAGTAAAGATTCTAATGACGGAGCTTATCATTTTATGAATTATGCATGGCACAATAGGATGTATGTAGCTGTAACAAGAGCAAAATACGCCATATGTATATTGGGAGTACAAAGCAGAGGGGTAAGTCCTATATTGGAAAGCTCTATTTATTATAGAGTACTCGATTATCAAGAATAA
- the tnpA gene encoding IS66 family insertion sequence element accessory protein TnpA: MKRIMSKEEFLSVYERQQASGLTIKDFCENEAYSSSCFHYWKKKFGLSRTYTSHPDKLPDDTFIPLDLRRRGNLPSGAGGDVTIELPSGIRIHLDSHGNPELTFGLIHKLCGHVLSE, from the coding sequence ATGAAACGAATAATGAGTAAAGAAGAGTTCCTGTCTGTTTATGAAAGACAACAGGCCAGTGGCCTGACCATAAAAGATTTCTGTGAGAATGAGGCCTATTCATCCTCCTGTTTCCATTATTGGAAGAAGAAATTCGGCCTGAGCCGTACTTACACCAGCCATCCGGACAAGCTTCCCGATGATACGTTCATTCCATTGGATTTGCGTCGCAGGGGCAATCTCCCGTCAGGCGCGGGTGGCGACGTAACAATAGAGCTTCCTTCCGGAATCAGGATCCACCTTGACAGCCATGGAAACCCTGAACTGACATTTGGATTGATACACAAATTATGCGGCCATGTTCTGTCTGAATGA
- a CDS encoding IS982 family transposase: MFLEDKVTEIYCMADDFCKEFAKVQEKYMVKDRNHKHRNKLNRMNDMEIIVILILFHSGGFRCFKHYYKEYVCKHLAYLFPRRVSYNRFVELEKEVLLQLTVFIKEVLLGTCTGISFVDSTPLRVCRNQRILIHKTFEGLAEHGKCSMGWFFGFKLHLIINGKGEILNFMFTPGNVDDREPLKQGKFLENIKGKLCADKEYIEQALFENLFLNGIQLITKVKNNMKNSLMSVADKILLRKRALIETVNDELKNIAQIEPSRHRSFNNFIANSLSAIAAYCFFEKKPAIDLDFVKDGQLTMF, encoded by the coding sequence ATGTTCTTAGAGGATAAAGTTACGGAAATTTATTGTATGGCGGATGACTTTTGCAAAGAATTTGCCAAAGTACAGGAAAAATACATGGTTAAAGACAGGAATCATAAGCATCGGAACAAGTTAAACCGAATGAACGATATGGAAATCATAGTCATTCTGATTCTGTTCCATTCGGGAGGTTTCAGATGTTTCAAGCATTATTACAAAGAATATGTCTGCAAGCATCTGGCGTACCTCTTTCCCAGACGTGTGTCTTATAACCGTTTTGTGGAACTGGAGAAGGAAGTCCTGTTGCAGCTGACCGTTTTCATCAAGGAGGTATTGCTGGGAACTTGCACAGGTATCAGTTTTGTTGACTCTACTCCTTTACGTGTATGTCGCAACCAAAGAATCTTGATTCATAAGACCTTTGAAGGGCTTGCCGAACATGGAAAATGTTCCATGGGTTGGTTTTTCGGATTCAAGTTGCATCTGATAATCAATGGCAAGGGTGAGATTCTCAATTTCATGTTCACTCCGGGCAATGTGGATGACCGTGAGCCATTGAAACAGGGTAAGTTTCTAGAGAACATCAAAGGAAAATTATGTGCGGACAAGGAATATATCGAACAAGCCTTATTCGAGAATCTCTTCCTTAATGGTATACAGCTGATAACTAAAGTGAAGAACAACATGAAGAATTCCCTAATGAGCGTAGCGGACAAAATTCTGTTGAGAAAACGGGCTTTGATAGAAACAGTCAATGATGAGTTGAAGAACATCGCACAGATAGAACCCTCCAGACACCGTTCCTTCAATAATTTCATTGCTAATTCGCTCTCCGCCATAGCTGCATACTGCTTCTTTGAAAAGAAACCCGCCATTGACCTGGATTTTGTCAAGGACGGGCAGCTTACAATGTTTTGA
- a CDS encoding phosphoribosyltransferase, which translates to MNDFILTLLINGGVVLCIVGLWAYARYWRRKAAKAFLQHAVACYKKEDREELAGQAVMAGSRHAGLLYALTCPERFDIVRPMRAFRFGKIRCMCAGYYFPQRYESWLRDDQADFVQDVYAFKDGEEPCEDYFSQAFEILSVNENVTAVFMPCSTSERYYRRFAKIARYLERHGYAMSGLHLIGIIRNRESKHTAAQRSSVDTSNYSMSLALQGKKVVIVDDLLTTGSSLTGFARNLERIGAEVIGAVFLARTFQVPSWTKVRWTVWKRHVLPQWIKA; encoded by the coding sequence ATGAATGATTTTATCCTGACCCTATTGATAAACGGAGGCGTAGTCTTATGCATTGTTGGGCTATGGGCTTATGCCAGATACTGGCGGCGAAAGGCGGCAAAGGCATTCCTCCAGCATGCGGTGGCCTGCTACAAGAAAGAAGACAGGGAAGAGTTAGCCGGACAAGCCGTGATGGCCGGGAGCAGACATGCCGGTTTGTTGTATGCGCTGACGTGCCCGGAACGGTTTGACATCGTACGGCCGATGCGGGCTTTCCGTTTCGGGAAAATACGTTGCATGTGTGCCGGCTATTATTTTCCCCAACGCTATGAAAGCTGGCTGAGGGATGATCAGGCAGATTTTGTACAGGATGTGTATGCCTTTAAGGACGGGGAAGAACCATGTGAAGACTATTTCTCACAAGCATTTGAAATTCTTTCTGTCAATGAGAATGTGACAGCGGTATTCATGCCCTGCAGTACCTCTGAACGGTATTACAGACGTTTCGCAAAAATAGCCCGCTATTTGGAACGGCATGGCTATGCTATGTCCGGACTTCATCTGATAGGAATCATTAGGAACCGGGAAAGCAAGCACACTGCCGCCCAACGGTCGAGCGTTGATACGTCGAACTACTCCATGTCGCTGGCATTGCAAGGAAAAAAGGTGGTAATTGTAGATGACCTTCTCACTACGGGAAGCAGCCTGACCGGATTTGCCCGGAATTTGGAACGAATTGGCGCGGAAGTGATCGGAGCGGTATTTCTTGCCCGTACATTTCAGGTCCCGTCATGGACGAAGGTTCGCTGGACGGTATGGAAAAGACATGTTTTGCCTCAGTGGATAAAGGCATAA
- the tnpB gene encoding IS66 family insertion sequence element accessory protein TnpB (TnpB, as the term is used for proteins encoded by IS66 family insertion elements, is considered an accessory protein, since TnpC, encoded by a neighboring gene, is a DDE family transposase.) — translation MFCLNDTMRYFLCPGKTDMRKGINSLCGVVHDRMGHDVRLGDVFIFINRSRTTMKLLHAEDGGMVLYVKRLEEGTFRLPAYDSRSRSYPMEWRDLVMMVEGISDNPNERLKRLKASRKDGFY, via the coding sequence ATGTTCTGTCTGAATGATACCATGCGCTATTTCCTGTGTCCCGGAAAGACGGACATGCGCAAGGGGATCAATTCCCTTTGCGGAGTGGTTCACGACCGGATGGGACATGACGTCCGTCTGGGCGATGTCTTCATCTTCATAAACAGAAGCAGGACCACCATGAAGCTCCTCCATGCAGAAGACGGCGGCATGGTATTGTATGTGAAACGTCTGGAAGAGGGCACGTTCCGTCTTCCGGCCTATGACAGCCGGAGCAGGTCTTATCCGATGGAATGGCGCGACCTGGTCATGATGGTGGAAGGAATCAGTGACAATCCGAACGAGAGGCTGAAAAGGTTGAAAGCCAGTAGAAAGGATGGCTTCTATTGA
- a CDS encoding IS982 family transposase codes for MFSEAKFTEIYCMADDFCKEFAKVQEKYMVEDKNHKHRNKPNRMSDTEIMVILILFHSGGFRCFKHYYKEYVCKHLSHLFPRRVSYNRFVELEKEVLLQLTVFIKEVLLGTYTGISFVDSTPLRVCLNQRILIHKTFEGLAERGKCSMEWFFGFKLHLIINDKGEILNFMFTPGNVDDREPLKQTRSLKNIKGKLCADKGYIGQALFENLFTSGIQLITKVKNNMKNSLMSVADKILLRKRALIETVNDELKNIAQIEHSRHRSFNNFIANSLSAIAAYCFFEMKPAIDLCFVKDGQLTMF; via the coding sequence ATGTTCTCAGAGGCTAAATTTACGGAAATTTATTGCATGGCGGATGATTTTTGCAAAGAATTTGCCAAAGTGCAGGAAAAATACATGGTTGAAGACAAGAATCATAAGCACCGGAACAAGCCGAACCGAATGAGCGATACGGAAATCATGGTCATCCTCATTCTGTTCCACTCGGGAGGTTTCCGATGTTTCAAGCATTATTACAAGGAATATGTCTGCAAGCACTTGAGTCACCTCTTCCCCAGACGTGTGTCCTACAACCGTTTTGTGGAACTGGAGAAGGAAGTCCTGTTACAGCTGACTGTTTTCATCAAGGAAGTCTTGCTGGGTACTTATACCGGTATCAGTTTTGTTGATTCCACCCCGTTGCGTGTATGTCTTAATCAACGCATATTGATTCACAAGACTTTTGAGGGACTTGCAGAACGTGGGAAATGCTCCATGGAATGGTTCTTTGGCTTCAAACTGCATTTGATTATCAACGACAAAGGGGAAATCCTTAACTTTATGTTCACGCCCGGAAATGTGGATGACCGTGAGCCGTTGAAACAAACCAGGTCCCTAAAAAATATAAAGGGAAAGCTCTGTGCGGACAAAGGGTACATCGGTCAGGCACTGTTCGAGAATCTTTTCACGAGCGGCATACAGCTGATAACCAAAGTGAAGAACAATATGAAAAATTCCCTGATGAGCGTAGCGGACAAAATCCTGCTGAGAAAGCGAGCTTTGATAGAAACGGTCAATGATGAGTTGAAGAATATCGCACAGATTGAACACTCCAGACACCGTTCCTTCAATAACTTCATTGCCAATTCACTATCTGCCATAGCGGCATACTGTTTCTTTGAAATGAAACCCGCCATTGACCTGTGTTTTGTCAAGGACGGGCAACTTACTATGTTTTGA
- the tnpC gene encoding IS66 family transposase, with protein sequence MIRQDTMEQIIRSQQEQIAGLLETNRSLVESNGKLLEQTDALQRKIQELLSQIAWLNRQLFGRRSEKLAALDPNQLSLFDSVPATGQDEDIREDDSSAAVPSKTKPDGKKKESRRNRELLEGLPVVEVVIEPDRVDLDRYRRIGEERTRTLEFEPGRLYVKETVRPKYGLKDNLSLPREGESGVIIAPLPPSPVYKCLAGSTMLAEMLLQKYEYHVPFYRQVKEFRHLGIRLSESTLSGWFKPVCELLRPLYDELVRLVVGCGYVQADETTIRVISKGKGKADKEYLWMVRAVMEKLVIFHYDDGSRSGQTIRKLLKDFKGYLQSDGYSAYNVFEGTEGVCLIACLAHIRRHFETALEENRNLAEHALKTIQEIYRIEHFADSREYTAEERRELRLCQSVPLLDSFEKWMEGTYVKVPPKSRMGQAISHAYPLWPRMKAFLKDGNIKIDNNLAENAIRPLTLSRKNFLFCGNHEAAENTAVICSLLATCKAQEVNPREWLNDVIARLPYYQEKDSGKDIRELLPDVWKLKKSNENPIEV encoded by the coding sequence ATGATTCGGCAGGATACAATGGAACAGATAATCAGGAGTCAGCAGGAGCAGATAGCCGGTCTCCTGGAGACTAACCGTTCCCTTGTCGAATCCAACGGGAAACTGCTGGAACAGACGGATGCGCTGCAACGGAAGATACAGGAACTGCTTTCACAGATAGCATGGCTGAACCGCCAGCTTTTCGGGCGGAGAAGTGAGAAGCTGGCAGCCCTGGATCCCAACCAGCTCTCCCTGTTCGATTCCGTTCCTGCAACCGGACAGGATGAAGACATCCGGGAAGATGACAGCAGCGCAGCGGTTCCTTCGAAAACAAAGCCCGATGGAAAGAAGAAGGAATCCCGGCGTAACCGCGAACTCCTGGAGGGACTGCCGGTAGTTGAAGTGGTGATTGAACCTGACCGGGTGGATCTGGACCGTTACAGACGGATCGGCGAGGAACGTACCCGTACGCTGGAATTTGAACCGGGCAGGCTGTATGTAAAGGAGACTGTCCGTCCCAAATATGGACTGAAAGACAACCTGAGTCTTCCCAGGGAAGGTGAAAGCGGCGTAATCATTGCTCCGCTTCCACCTTCTCCTGTTTACAAATGTCTGGCCGGTTCCACCATGCTGGCCGAAATGCTCCTACAGAAATACGAATATCACGTTCCATTCTACAGGCAGGTCAAGGAGTTCCGCCATCTGGGTATCCGTCTTTCCGAAAGCACACTGAGCGGCTGGTTCAAGCCTGTGTGTGAACTGCTGAGACCACTTTATGACGAGCTGGTACGGCTGGTTGTCGGCTGCGGATATGTTCAGGCGGACGAGACCACCATAAGGGTGATCAGCAAGGGAAAGGGGAAGGCCGACAAGGAGTATCTGTGGATGGTCAGGGCGGTCATGGAAAAGCTGGTCATTTTCCATTACGATGACGGTTCCCGTTCGGGACAGACTATAAGGAAACTGCTGAAGGACTTCAAGGGATATCTGCAGAGTGACGGTTACAGTGCCTACAATGTATTTGAAGGTACTGAAGGAGTGTGCCTCATAGCCTGCCTGGCCCATATCAGACGTCATTTTGAGACGGCTCTGGAGGAGAACAGAAACCTGGCAGAACATGCCTTGAAAACAATACAGGAAATATATCGCATAGAACACTTTGCCGACTCCCGGGAATATACGGCGGAAGAACGGCGTGAACTGCGGCTCTGTCAGTCCGTCCCCCTGTTGGATTCCTTTGAGAAATGGATGGAAGGCACATATGTCAAGGTTCCGCCCAAAAGCCGGATGGGACAGGCCATTTCCCATGCGTATCCGTTATGGCCAAGAATGAAGGCCTTCCTCAAGGACGGCAATATAAAGATAGACAATAATCTGGCTGAAAATGCGATACGTCCTCTGACGCTCTCAAGAAAGAACTTCCTCTTCTGCGGGAATCATGAGGCCGCGGAAAATACAGCGGTCATCTGTTCACTGCTTGCCACCTGCAAGGCACAGGAAGTCAATCCGAGAGAATGGCTGAACGATGTCATTGCCAGACTTCCATACTATCAGGAAAAAGATTCCGGCAAAGATATCCGGGAACTGCTTCCGGATGTCTGGAAGTTGAAGAAGTCCAACGAAAATCCAATTGAAGTCTAA